The genomic stretch aatggaattcggacgataatgaagatgaagatgcagaaattatggaatattatgaaggagagaatgAGTTTCCCGAGATggtcgaggatgaatttaaccttgctgaatacatggaaatgggtttcaaccccaacgatataatagacttcgagtggggactgaacaacctcgagggagAACTAaatgaagacccgatggaactggacgaacatgttgaagaagacgagggaatggatgaagagacaataatcgacccggaagaggcatcggagattcaacctccgataatgcctgatccaccccaggatgatctgggcaagtcgatacaggttgggttgataatgactactgctctcatgtcctttatggcaggagtagtcgcaacctacctggccttttaagagaagaagttatgtaataaaagtttttgatgaataaaaagagtagaaatggtatcaatttaagcataagaatgataataccatcggctagatcttgacgcgtatgaatggtaaggtaacctaaagatgatatgacaacctaagaagGAATACCTCAAACtcaaacatggcatgaaacctagacatgatatgttaggatattcatgcataaatgataacttagactaatcttgttatcatttaggaaaataagtatgactagaagacgaaatgccagaacggaggagaccgtacctccacctgattgggcacaagtagttactgagctacaacgacagcttacggaacagcaacagatgattgctgccataatgaatcaacaagggaatcctgctaccccaaatcagaataatacgacaaccataccagtagttgaaccggagccggtagcagcaccggtaccatcagtgaatctggcaccggtagttcgtcaagaagcgtatctgatccagtggcaaagactgaggccagagaaattttctggaaattgtgaagcatgggacgcacaagcttggtttaagacaatggagagcatgatagaactattggactggcctgagcatgaaaaggtcaaatgcgtatcctcctgtctcacaggagacgcccgaatgtggtgggacagagtgaaagtgaaaagaccagtgaaccaaatgagttgggcagattttgagacggaattcttcgaagaattcttccacactcgggtgataagtaggcactatgatgaattcaccgaatttcggcaaggtgacctaacggtggaagaagcgatgaaaagattcaaccgcctggcacgattatgcccggaattagttaggacggagggagaaagggtcaggcttatgctaaagatgctcagacccgagatagcacttaatgtggccggcggagttaacagaccgcggaccacagaagagttaattagcagtgccctgaataccgaacactacctgaaggcactaggcaaggacaagaagcaagctcagatggaAGAACTGAAAAATATTaaggccaactggaaagggaatcacggcggaaagggaaaacgacggaatgacactgagattggtccgtccaacaagcagctcaagttttctcagtgcaatacatgtgggaagaaacatccaggggcatgtcgtacgggcactaataagtgctacaactgtgggatagagggtcataaagcaaaagactgtcgttacccatttttttttttataaatccacTGTTTTGCAAAATATTTGCATACTGTTTTGCAAAATATTTGCATGCATGAGTACGTGGGAATTTATTTGTTcactgtttttttttataaacataaaaaaaaaaaacacccacGTCTTTTGCACCGTGCTTCACAAATGCACGATTTTTTTTCCGTCGGCGCCGTGCCCACGATTGACCACGCCGATGCTGCACCTCGCCCATAGCCTCCATGCAACCGTAACAGATACAGTCGCCGGCCACGAAGGCCAATCTCCGGCCTATTTGGGCGGTCATCGGTCACTATCATCGTCGGCAAATCCATGCAGCGTTGCAATTTTACAAATTTAGCACAGCGtgtatgctacgacacattagtcgtgcaaaacaGCGACAGGAAATGACGAAGCGATACAGAAAATTTCCAAATAGAGATTTCATAATTCGTCTCTAAGCATTTAGAACTAacacagctctgataccaatgtagaaaatatgttctaaatgcatgatagacgaattaattaaatgcgataAAAACTTACAGCAATCTCCcacagatccgcaatcggcaataGCGAAACttgctatcggaagagcgatcacaggatcggaaagccctccgtaaTTCCACAAACAaaatcccgccgccttggatgttctcctcttactcttgTCTCCAACGCCCAATTTCACACACACTAAGCCTTGGACGAACCCCCTTTACATAGGGAAATATACTAGGGGCATAATGaacttttccattatgtgtagtggggaacatgggccacgttccccactatccccatttccaacacaAAAACCTAAGTTTGACTAGCAATTGTGCCCCATTTCACAAAGTAGGTCCCCTGTTGCCGCTTTTGCCTCATGCATATTCTCTagattttgtttttccttttcgatATTCAAGCTAATCTTTGCTAGAAGTCGTCACAGACGCATGTCATACTTCAAGATTGCAAATAGTACAAACTTGGCTAGAGTGTTTGCTATTCTATTAGGGTGCTAACGATTCACACTTATTCGCAAGTTATTCGAACTTTTTGTGAGATTTTCGAACTAATTAGaaaaatacatgatttaaaattatCGAATTAACTCCAACCTATTCAAGCTAATCATTGTTAGAACTCATCACAGACACATCATAACTCAATATTGCAAATAGTACAAACTTCGTTAGACTgattgcttgattgattgattgattgctaaTCTAAAGGGTGCAAATGATTTGAGCTCGTTTGTCAGTTTTTAAAACGGTTAGAAAATATCTAATTcgcatttaaaattattaaattcgaGTCAAATTCAAACATATTCGATAATTTATTTGAGTCGAATTTAAACCTATAATATTTTTATTCAATTGTTCTCAAGACACTCATGAGTCGAACTTAAatcaaattctaattatttttacataattttactCAAATTAAAGTCTGaataatttaaattgaaatcaaatttaaatcattttaaattataattcgaTTATACTCGAATCAAGATTCTAACAATTCGAACTAAATTCGaactcaaattttattttgaatcaagctcgaaccaaaattattaatttttttaaatttcaaatcgaATTTAaatattgtatatattttttaaactcaAACTCAAATATTATTATTTCCAGATGATTCAACTTGATTGGATTGGTTTACACCTCTCTATAAACAAAATTACACATTGAATTGACCTCATATTTTGATGGGCTTTGACGGTAGTAGTCGGGTAGGAATACTTAAAAGACAAAAGTCAAATAAACTTATTGGGACATTCAAATAAGGCGGCAAAGGAAAGAAATATCCGTGAGTAAATTTGATGTATTGGAGGAAAAGATGATACTGATCAATCATCTTAAGTGGTATAGTATCGATGCGATATAAGTAGATAAGTTATGAAAGATATTTTGTTTAATATAATGatcttttatataaaaaaaatattttatatttattgagAATTAACCCCGATATTTATTAGAACAAATATGGATGTACATATGTGATAAAAAGGTAATTCACTCGTCCTAGCGTTCCCGTCAATCTTATCCCTAGACCAATACGAATGAGGTGatgactactaaccattagtaCAGTGGCTAAGGCATGGGGGAGGGCATGCTCGAACGTATCGAGTTGCGACCCCATGACCTAATGTGACAACACTCTATGCTTTAACCATCACACCGCCCGAGGGGACAAATATAAATGCAcatatgtggcaaaaggtgattcgctcgcctcAAGTACTCCTGTCAATCCGTCCTTAGGCTAATATGAAGGAGATAAATCACAAGTGACTACTAGCTATTAGTGCAGGTGGCTAAGCCACGGGGGAAGACATGTTCAGGCGCGTCGAATTtcaaccccaagacctcatgtggcaacactccATGTCTCAACCACCGTACCACCTCGAGGTCACATATgtggtaaaaaaaaatttgctCTCTCCAACGCCCCTGCCAactcgtccctaggccaacacagagaaggtaaatcacgaatAGCTACTAGTCATTAGTATAGGTGGCCAAGACATGAGAGACATATCTTCCAAAAATAAAGTTCATTATGGTGGTAAAAAAAACcaagaggagataaatcacgggtggctattgGTCATTAATATAGGTGGCTAAGACATGGGGGATGACATGTTCGGGTGCGCCGAATTTCAACCCCAAGATTTCATGTGGTAACACTCCATGTCTCAACCACCGTACCGCCGTGAGGGAACAAATATTGATGCATATATGTGGTTAAAAAAAATTCGCTCGCCCCAGCGCTCCCGCCAactcgtccctaggccaacacagaGAAGGCAAATCACGAGTAGGACAAGTTGCTACTAGTCATTAGTATAGGTGGCTAAGACATGAGGGACATATCTTCCAAAAGTAAAGTTCATTATGGTGGCAAAAAAAAAAGGTGACTACactcgccaacccgtcccaaggtcaacacggagaaggtaaatcacaggtagctactagcttttggaatagtgactagcacataaggaagatatttacctcggctatgccgagattcgaaccccaaacctcatggtggcaacacctcatgcgctaaccaGTAGACCATCCCGAGGGGACAAAAAATAAAGTCAATTATGACAATAAATATGGATGCACATATGTGCCAACACGGagtaggtaaatcacggatgactactaactATTAGTGTAGGAGACCAAGGTATGGAGGAAAGTATGCTCGGACACACAGAGTTTCGACCCTAAGACCTTATATGGTAACTATCTATGTCTTAATTATCGAACCACCTTATCCTGAGGGGACAAATATGGATGCACATATGGTGgcaaaaaggtgaatacgctcgcccccagtgcccccgccaatccgtcccaggaccaacacgaaggaggtaaatcacggacgataactagcctttggaatagtgactagcatataaaggagacatttacctcggctttgccgagattcaaaTCCCAAATcacatggtggcaacacctcatgtggtagccactagaccgtcccaaGGGGACAATATGGATGCAcatatggtggcaaaaggcgaatatgctcgccatcagcgcccccgccaacccgtcccaggcttaacacggaggaggtaaatcacgagcggctactagcctttggaatagtgactagcacataagggagacatttaccttagttttgctgagattcgaaccctagacctcatgATGGTAATATCTCATGGGCTAGCTACTAGATCGTCCAGAGAGAATAATATGGATGCACATATGGTGgcaaaaagacgaatacgctcgctcCCAGTATCCCTGCCAACCCGTTtcagggccaacacggaagaggtaaatcacgggcggctactagcctttggaatagtgactaacacataaaggGAGGCATTTACGTCGGCTTTGTCGAAATTTGAACCCCAGACATCAtcgtggcaacacctcatgcgctagccactagattcATCCGAGGGGACAATATGGATGCACATATGATGGCAAATATATGCACATAttatggcaaaaggtgaatacgctcgcccccagcgccctcgCTAACCTAtctcaaggccaacacggaggaggtaaatcacgggtggctactagcctttggaataatgactatcacataagggaggtatttacctcgacttttaCCAAGATTCGAACCTCAAACCTCATTGTGGCAAATATATGCACATATGGTGGCAAAAGgcaaatacgctcgcccccagcgcccccgccaatccgtcccagggccaacacgaaagaggtaaatcacgggcgtctactagcctttgaaatagtgactagcacataagggaggcatttacctcggctttgccgagattcgaaccgcagacctcatggtggtaacacctcatacgctagccactagactcatACGAGAGGATACAAATATATGCACATATATGCAAATATATGCACATATTGTGGCAAAAGGAGAATACGCTCGCCCTCagcacccccgccaacccgttCCAGGACCAACACGAAGCAGGTAAATCACGGgcagctactagcctttggaatagtgactagcacataagggaagtatttacctcgactttaccaAGATTCGAACCTcatacctcattgtggcaacacctcatgcgctaaccactagacccatccgaggggacacatattgtggcaaaagacgaatacgctcgctcccagcgcccccgtcaacccaTCGCATAtattgtggcaaaaaggcgaatacgctcgcctccagcgccctcgccaacccgtcccaaggccaacacggaggaggtaaatcacgggcggctactagcctttggaatagtaactagcacataagggaggtatttacctcggctttgtcgagattcgaaccccagacctcattgtggtaacacctcatgcgctagccactagacccatccgagggggcaTATATTGTGGCAcatattgtggcaaaaggcgaaacgcTGGCCCCTAGCGCCCTCGCCGTACCCGGCCTAAGTCTATCATGATGGAGGTAAATCGCAGCATCCGAGCGAGCATATGACGGACAGGGTGTAATACGGGAATAGGAGATTTATTCCCCAGCTGCCCCGAGGATCGACCCTGCGACCTCATTGTGATAACACCCGCCACATACCAACTTGGATGACCCGCGGGGTCTATATTGTGGCACATATTGTGACAAAAGACGAAACGCTCGCCCCTGTCGTACCCAATccaaggtcatcacgagggaAGTAAATCGCAGCATCCGAGCAAGCATGTGACGGACAAGGTGTAATACGGGAATAGGAGATTTATTCCCCAGCTGCCCCGAGAATCGACCCATTGACCTCATTATGATAATACCTgtcacataccaactcggatgacctgcGAGATTTCTATATTGTGGCACATATGCATTAACCCGTGGAGGTGTGATAATTTGATGTATGATTTAGTAGTAGTTTGTGTGTGTATCGAATATAATACATTGTATTACTTTACTCTTTTGATAAGCTTCGACCAGggtagaaaatagaaaatagaaaatagaaaatagaaaatagaaaatagattTGATTCAAGTCAAACAAAATTATCCTGTTTGCGAACAGACAATATAAATTTTGTATGACCATTCACATCTGAAATGGAGCACCAAACATCGTCGTCTCCGAGGAGAAGTCGATAACTAATTAAGAAGACGATCGACAGTGAACCAAAAtataagaaagagagagagatctATAGGCATTGGTCACAGTCAGTAGCACAAAGAAAGCCGTCTTCAATTTTTGACGAACTGCAAGCCATTGGCCTGAGAGTACCTCTCCATGAACCTCATGAACCTGTCCCACTCCCTCGGGCTCCTCATCACGTATTTGGCCTCGATTCTCGAAGGCTTCCCGTTCACGAACTTGGCGCTGACGTCCACCGACTGCAGCACGCCCTCCTCGTCGATCATGTAGAAGCCGGTGATGTCCCCCAGCTCGCCGGAGGAGTCGAACACCGACGGCTGGTCGAAGGAGAAGATCGCCACGCCGTTGGTGCCGTCCCTTGATTTGGTGAGCCTCACGTCCGGTATCGTTTGCTCGTCGGTTCCCTGGATGAACTGGATCGCCGGCTTCCCCATCATCAGTACCACCGGCCGCGTCCCGGGAAAGTGACTATGACGATTATTGCTACGGTTCCATGGCCCCGGCGCTCTCGACGCGGCCGGTGGGGGAGGCAGGCACAGAGGCCTTCCGGCAAAAGCGGCGCGAAGATTTGTGCCAGGAACAGCAGGAGGAGACGCTAAGACTGGGATAAAGGCATCGATTGCTGAGCGCGAGCTAGTGTTATCGATCAATGACAAAAACAACAGAAATAGGAGAGAGAAAGGAACCTGGGTTGTTGGGGCATTTGGCAATGGTCGAAGAGGAAACTAGGGCAGACATGGCGGCGTCGAGGAGGGAAGACGAGCGAGCGGTGGTTTGTGAGTGGTGGGAGCGGATAGCCGGATAGGGAAGGGAGGAGGAGGGTGTTGTGGAAGAAGGTGAGCCAACCACTTcacttcccttccctttcttgtcctccGTATTGGCCTAGCCGAGTGGTGGGTGGGCCACCTTGGATCGTCGGATACATAGTAGCAGTAGCAGAAAACTGAGCCCAAGCCCATTTCCGTGGGCCGCAACAAAGAGATGTTCAAAGACAATGACAAAATATCCATTACAGTAAATATGTTCAAGGGCAATAAATAAATATCTATTACAACAGATAAGTTCAAATGCTGCATAAATGTTCCATAACAAGTATCCCAAACACCTAAAAAACGTCGACTATCATCTGCCGGAGGTGGCTATTGCCTTATAGGTTCTAGGTGTGCAACATCTCAGACATCTCTGACTAATGCCACTCAAAATTAAAGTCTAGAATTGGGAACTGAGATGAGTCAAGCATGTATCAATCAAATGTTGCTCCAAGCTTACTTCTTCAAGCCCGGTATCAACTGACTCCTAAAAGTCAGTGAACTGCATAAGGCCTTCTTCCAGCATTGCCTCAATGTGTCCAAGCCTATCAAAGTTGCTCATGGGTCTAGCCGGTGACAATCTAGGAGCTTCTTCATCATCTCCATTGTCGTCATCATTACTTGCGTCGTGTCCTTCAATCCACTCCATCACTTGAAAGCCTTTAGTCATCTCGGCCAAAGAGAAATTTTGAAGTTGAATGCGGTTGTATTTTTTAGATAATGGTTTGCCAGTATTATATTGAGCATATTGTTCAACTAAGTCAGTTGTTGTAGTCAACTGATGATACGATTCACGGTGCTGAAAATATTGTTCATACCCATTCTTTTATACAGATCCCATGTCTTTAAAACCTCCTTATATGTCTAGTATAAGTCAATTTTGACTTATTAGGATCTCATCCTAACGTCGGACAGGATAGTAATTAtagaaaaaattttcaattttttctccAGTAGAAGTGGGACTCACGGTCGTCATAACCGTCAATATCATCTTAAAATTGTTGGATATTTTTCTCTGAGAAAAATATAGGTATATTGATCTTCGGTGTTGAGATCCAACAGTTGAGCCCGATTAGTCATCTCAATGATGAGTCGATGACTTTAACCGGTGGAGCTCAGTATGGCGATATGGACCTTGTCCCATTTATACTCTCGACTTCCCCTTTCAATTATCGAAGTACCCCTTCGGGTAAGAGACATACTCTTCTTAGTATCGTCGCTACTGACCTAATCTTGTCAGTCGTCGAGTTATCCCTTCGGATATTGACACAATCCCTTTGGATAAACTTATCTCTaaggataagagtattaaggtcGAGGTCGAGGTGTTTATTgacaatcgtctcccaagatacaacgacttgtGTCTCGAAATATGAGCACTCTAAATTTCGAGCCCTGTCGAACTTTCGAAGCCTTGAAACtcttaagagaggagagagagaagaaaacccagaggagagagagaagaaaACCCAAGAGGAGAATTCACAACTTGAGAATTGAGTGTTTTGAGTGGAAGGAATGAGGTTTGTTTTATAGAGATGAAGGGTTACTCCTAAGAGGTGAAAGGTTTCTTCCAAGAGATAAAAGCATAGGGGATGTATCTTTTCCCTTAAACATTTTCATTTAAATCATTtcattatgattaattaatttaattgattaattatttacttaatctattataaatattaattaatcaattaattaatatcataatgattaatcaatcaataaattataatttcataccccTGTTCCACATACTTGAGTTAATGTTCATCTATGAATCCTACTCATATGTGAATTAAATTTCCGTTCGATCATATCATATCAACCCTTCATTAGACATTAATTTCTTATTCACTCAAGAAATTGGTTTATGATGGTCTACTCGTGAAATAGTCGTCTTATCCTTATTGGTCaccaaattaattttttcaacaaTTCCCCATATGAATGGAAATTATGGATAAGTTTCAAGTCTCAAACAAGAGTTTCATCAGAAGACTATTGCAtcaggagaggtagcttgtggatTTGAACCTTCTGTAGTGGAGTACAATCGAATTTAATTGGTTGCCCAATGAACTATGTTTTGAATTGTCGTTGGTGTAAACCAAGATAATCATATCCACACAATAGCCTCCTAGGCTTTTACCAGTTCTTTATCGTGTCTGTTTTGACCATGGACAAAGCTTGGGATTCAAAGTTTTCATTGAAATGACCTCTTCTTCACACTTATATAGGTGATTGAGTATCCTGCAATACCCTATTATACCCTTTACGATATAATATAAGAATCATTAAGAACTTTTGTTCATCCTTTACTCATTTCACAGGTTGCACCTTTTGTCTCCAGAAATGAGTTAGAGTAATTACTCTTAGGTGTCTCGAATCTTGTAGCTTAGTTGTTCCTTTTGGACCAtcatcttgggatctccaatcaacaTGGTTGGATTATCACTACTCGATTTAAATATTGAGTTTTAGACTCATTCCCCTAGACATAGAGTATAATTGATTTCTAGGTAGGCCTCGTGGATCTACACAATTCTCCATATTTAATAGAGATTTTACCACTAGAAATCTACTGCTTTAATGgcattaaatcattttaaaacttactaTTTTACACTAGTGGTCTTCTCATAATTTCTTAGATACcataatgtatatatatattggcACAGTGGTTAATCCCCATATTTACAGGCTTCATTAGAAGGTTCGTGACCTTTCAATGCCTTATAAATTTTTCATTTCTATCTCTAGGGCTTGTAGTTTATGAGAGGACAATTTCTCTCATAATTTTCAGAAAAAACTCAAAACTTATCAACATAGCTTTTATCATCTCCTCAATGTTTAAGCCACCATTGTTGAATTGAGGTGAATGTGATATAGTTAATTATTGGAACGTTGCTCTTCTTTAAGAAACATTCCTTGAGCAATATCTTGCATTCTCTCTCTTAATCACCATGGATGATCTTGCTTAGTTGATTTTTATAACCACATTTCTAGTGTTTTATAAAACACATCAAGGGCCTTAATCTTGCTTAAAAGCAAGTCTCCATAACTCCaatcttctgatttcactgagTTAAAACTATGGTTGTCTAATTAGGATGATGATCACGATTACACTTGTTGTTAAAAAAGTGCTTAAtctagaaagtatgcatcacttggtCTTCCAATTTCACTCAGCTAGAGCTATGATCGTCTAATTAGAGTGTTGACTAGAATTGTATTACTCTTCGAGAGatactcgactcaagaagtatacatcccttggtTTTTTAATCTCATCAAGCCAAATTGTAGTCGTCTGATTGGAGTGCTGACCAGAATTGTACTACTCTTCGAGAGatactcgactcaagaagtagatatcccttggtcttccaatcaCATCGAGCTAAAGTTGCGGTCGTCTAATTGGAGTGCTGACCAAGATTGTATTACTCTTCAAGAGatactcgactcaagaagtatacatccctcGGTGTTCTAATCTCATTAAGCCAAACTGTGGTCGTCTGATTAGAATGCTGACTAAGATTGTACTACTCTTCGAGAGatactcgactcaagaagtatacatcccttggtcttccaatccTATCGAGCCAAAGTTGCAGTCACCTAATTGGAGTGCTAACTAGGATTGTATTATTCTTCGAGAGATACttgactcaagaagtatacatcccttggtcttccaatctcatCGAGCTGAAGCTGCGGTCGTCTGATTGGAGTGATGACCAAGATTGTACTACTCTTCGAGAGatactcgactcaagaagtatacatcccttgATCTTCCAATCTCATCGAGCTGAAACTGCGGTCGTCTGATTGGAGTGTTGATCAAGATTGTACTACTCTTCGAGAGatactcgactcaagaagtatacatcccttggtcttccaatc from Zingiber officinale cultivar Zhangliang chromosome 5B, Zo_v1.1, whole genome shotgun sequence encodes the following:
- the LOC121987729 gene encoding photosystem II reaction center PSB28 protein, chloroplastic-like, with translation MSALVSSSTIAKCPNNPVLASPPAVPGTNLRAAFAGRPLCLPPPPAASRAPGPWNRSNNRHSHFPGTRPVVLMMGKPAIQFIQGTDEQTIPDVRLTKSRDGTNGVAIFSFDQPSVFDSSGELGDITGFYMIDEEGVLQSVDVSAKFVNGKPSRIEAKYVMRSPREWDRFMRFMERYSQANGLQFVKN